From Thermothelomyces thermophilus ATCC 42464 chromosome 6, complete sequence, the proteins below share one genomic window:
- a CDS encoding glycoside hydrolase family 71 protein (CAZy_ID 268086) codes for MLFSSVLLSFVSTVGLAAVVTPRGPAPSSLEARAAAGDRLVFCHFMIGIVGDRTSAADYDDDMRRAKEAGIDAFALNIGVDGYTDQQLNYAYESAARNDMKVFISFDFNWYSPGNAAAVGSKIAQYASKPAQLLVNDRVFASSFAGDGLDVDAVRAAAGTDVFFVPNFHPGQGSLAAVDGAFNWMAWPNDGNNKAPKPGKSLSVADGDNAYLDWLGDKTYMAPISPWFFTHFGPEVSFSKNWVFPGGSLIFDRWNEVLQKGFPMVELITWNDYGESHYIGPLSSPHYDDGNSKWTNDMPHNGWLDLSKPFIAAYKNKDTSVDKYITDDQIIYWYRRTLGSLDCDATDTTAGRPANNDSGNYFQGRPDGWQTLEDAVYVVTLLTEPGTLTIASGDQVVEQEVPAGANLVKVPAAVGKQRFSLSRGGTVVLQDTSLMDISNVCPCGLYNFNAYVGTVPAGFNDPLGEHGLASLTIGLHVTTCSATPSLGTNPPTTATTTATASTTTAGPITTSTTSTTSTSSGTTSAPSPSKTTSEPTQPTSTSEPDLPCNGGTNADGETGNYAGLCSFACSYGYCPPGPCKCTSRGTPGTPPPPSGRDGCPLPGEGDGYKGLCSFACSHGYCPETACQYC; via the exons ATGCTGTTCTCGTCGGTCCTACTCAGCTTTGTGTCCACGGTAGGGCTAGCCGCCGTGGTCACTCCCCGGGGCCCAGCACCCTCCTCGTTGGAAGCACGGGCTGCCGCGGGGGACCGGCTTGTGTTCTGCCACTTCATG ATCGGCATAGTCGGCGACCGCACCAGCGCGGCCGACTACGACGATGATATGCGCCGGGCCAAGGAGGCAGGGATCGACGCCTTTGCCCTCAACATCGGCGTAGATGGGTATACCGACCAGCAGCTCAACTACGCGTACGAGTCGGCCGCCAGAAACGACATGAAAGTCTTCATCTCGTTCGACTTCAACTGGTATAGCCCGGGAAATGCGGCGGCTGTGGGCAGCAAGATTGCCCAGTACGCCAGCAAGCCCGCACAGCTCCTCGTCAACGACCGCGTCTTCGCCTCGTCCTTTGCCGGAGACGGCCTGGACGTCGATGCCGTgagggccgccgccgggacCGACGTCTTCTTTGTTCCCAACTTCCATCCCGGCCAAGGTTCGCTGGCTGCCGTCGATGGAGCCTTCAATTGGATG GCATGGCCGAACGACGGAAACAACAAGGCGCCCAAGCCCGGAAAGTCGCTGAGCGTGGCCGACGGAGACAACGCCTACCTCGACTGGCTAGGCGACAAAACATACATGGCTC CTATCTCTCCCTGGTTCTTTACCCACTTTGGACCG GAGGTTTCGTTCAGCAAGAACTGGGTGTTTCCTGGCGGCTCGCTCATTTTCGACCGCTGGAACGAAGTGCTCCAGAAAGGGTTCCCAATGGTTGAGCTCATCACCTGGAACGATTATGGCGAGTCTCACTATATCGGTCCATTGAGCTCTCCTCACTACGACGACGGCAATTCCAAGTGGACAAATGACAT GCCGCACAATGGGTGGCTCGACCTCTCCAAGCCGTTTATCGCCGCCTACAAGAACAAGGACACGTCGGTGGACAAGTACATTACCGACGACCAGATCATCTACTGGTACCGACGGACGCTGGGGTCGCTCGACTGCGACGCCACCGACACTACGGCGGGGCGGCCCGCCAACAACGACAGCGGCAACTACTTCCAGGGCCGCCCGGATGGATGGCAGACGCTGGAGGATGCCGTCTACGTGGTCACGCTGCTCACGGAGCCCGGCACGCTCACGATTGCTTCGGGCGACCAGGTGGTCGAGCAGGAGGTGCCCGCCGGCGCGAACCTCGTGAAGgtccccgccgccgtcggaAAGCAGCGCTTCAGTCTCTCGCGTGGCGGCACGGTCGTGCTCCAGGACACGTCGCTCATGGACATCTCCAACGTCTGCCCGTGCGGACTGTACAACTTCAACGCGTACGTGGGCACCGTCCCCGCCGGCTTCAACGACCCGCTCGGGGAGCACGGCCTGGCGTCTCTGACTATCGGCCTTCATGTCACCACCTGCTCTGCCACCCCTTCGCTCGGCACGAACCCtcccaccaccgccaccaccaccgccaccgcctccACGACGACGGCCGGTCCTATcaccaccagcaccaccagcaccaccagcaccagcagcggcACGACAAGCGCCCCTTCTCCGAGCAAGACGACCTCGGAGCCCACTCAGCCGACCAGCACATCCGAGCCCGACC TGCCCTGCAACGGCGGCACCAACGCGGACGGCGAGACGGGCAACTACGCGGGCCTGTGCAGCTTCGCATGCAGCTACGGCTACTGCCCGCCGGGCCCCTGCAAGTGCACCTCGCGGGGGACCCCCggcacgccgccgccgcccagcgGCCGCGACGGGTGCCCGCTGccgggcgagggcgacggcTACAAGGGCCTGTGCAGCTTCGCATGCAGCCACGGGTACTGTCCCGAGACCGCGTGCCAGTATTGCTAG
- a CDS encoding cytochrome P450 monooxygenase, which translates to MAVANLVELSRDRSAGGWLLALGAVAATYYVISSIVAWWRLREFKGPFLASFSYMWLGWISYSGRMSEYMAKAEAKYGGLPPSTIRIGPNELLTSDPDVIRRSSGARSRYTRSNWYKAATLDPYDPAMLSTLDTAAHDRLKAQTAPGYAGKENATLEPDLDAMLGQMTDKIRTKYAAATPGDVKPMLDLAMMVQYFTLDSISKLAFGEEFGFLRAEGDIHGYLETVESLAPTTVTILALPFLRDILTSKFMLSLLGPTPKDKRGMGVFMRIGRSIVDKRFAREDPGAIQDMLVSPPTLLGSFIRHGLTRRQCETESLVQIVAGSDTTATAIRTGLLYLMTNPRAYRALQAEIDEGIRDGRISSPITSAEAAKLPYLQAVIYETLRIHPPLTATPFKVVPPEGDTIDGKRVPGGTLVAPDFWTTSRNRALFGPDVDVFRPERWLLAPERGGGGGGGGADRAEMRRVAEMAFGYGRWMCAGKMIAFLELNKVFVELLRRFDFQLVYPSRPWKCVNYNLFLQREMWVSVSLREEPKPLEKN; encoded by the exons ATGGCGGTAGCCAACCTCGTCGAACTTAGCCGCGACCGGAGCGCCGGCGGCTGGCTGCTCGCCCTCGGCGCGGTTGCTGCGACCTACTACGTGATATCGTCCATCGTGGCATGGTGGCGTCTCCGCGAGTTCAAAGGACCCTTCCTGGCCTCCTTCTCGTACATGTGGCTGGGCTGGATATCCTACAGCGGCCGCATGAGCGAGTACATGGCGAAGGCGGAGGCCAAGTACGGCGGTCTGCCGCCGTCGACGATACGCATCGGCCCCAACGAGCTGCTAACGAGCGACCCGGACGTCATCCGGCGCTCGTCCGGGGCGCGGTCCAGATACACGAGGTCGAACTGGTACAAGGCGGCCACCCTGGACCCGTACGACCCCGCCATGCTCAGCACGCTCGACACGGCCGCGCACGACAGGCTCAAGGCCCAGACGGCGCCCGGGTACGCGGGCAAGGAGAACGCGACGCTCGAGCCCGACTTGGACGCGATGCTGGGCCAGATGACGGACAAGATCCGGACCAAGTACGCCGCCGCAACCCCGGGCGACGTGAAGCCTATGCTGGACCTGGCCATGATGGTGCAGTACTTCACCCTCGACTCCATCTCCAAGCTCGCTTTCGGAGAAGAGTTCGGCTTCCTCCGGGCAGAGGGCGACATTCACGGGTACCTCGAGACGGTCGAATCCTTGGCGCCCACCACCGTCACCATCTTGgccctccccttcctccgGGACATCCTAACCTCCAAGTTCATGCTGAGTTTGCTCGGGCCTACGCCCAAGGACAAGAGAGGGATGGGCGTTTTCATGCG GATCGGAAGGTCTATCGTCGACAAACGCTTCGCTCGCGAGGACCCCGGAGCCATCCAGGACATGTTGGTAAGCCCGCCCACTCTCCTT GGCTCCTTCATCCGCCACGGCCTGACACGGCGACAATGCGAGACGGAGTCACTCGTCCAGATTGTTGCAGGGTCCGACACGACGGCCACGGCGATCCGTACCGGCCTGCTCTACCTCATGACCAATCCGCGCGCCTATCGCGCTCTGCAGGCCGAGATCGACGAGGGCATCCGGGACGGACGTATCTCGAGCCCCATCACCAgcgccgaggccgccaaGTTGCCCTATTTGCAG GCCGTAATCTACGAGACTCTCCGCATCCACCCGCCCCTCACGGCCACGCCCTTCAAGGTGGTCCCGCCCGAGGGCGACACGATCGACGGCAAGCGGGTGCCGGGGGGCACGCTGGTGGCGCCCGACTTCTGGACGACGTCGCGCAACCGGGCGCTGTTCGGGCCCGACGTGGACGTGTTCCGCCCGGAGCGCTGGCTGCTCGCACCCGAGcgtggaggcggcggcggcggcggaggtgcGGACCGGGCCGAGATGCGGCGCGTCGCCGAGATGGCGTTCGGCTACGGAAGGTGGATGTGCGCGGGCAAGATGATCGCCTTCCTCGAGCTGAACAAGGTCTTTGTCGAG CTGCTACGCCGGTTCGATTTCCAGTTGGTATATCCCTCTCGGCCGTGGAAGTGCGTCAACTACAACCTGTTCCTTCAGCGGGAGATGTGGGTGTCGGTATCTCTGCGAGAGGAACCGAAGCCGCTAGAGAAGAATTAA